A DNA window from Pyrus communis chromosome 3, drPyrComm1.1, whole genome shotgun sequence contains the following coding sequences:
- the LOC137730097 gene encoding AT-hook motif nuclear-localized protein 25-like: protein MSGVDPDPDAPTNTSPGAPSSPARRPRGRPPGAKNKPKPPLIIAQDTPNALTSHVLEVSSGSDVVESVMTYATRRGRGVCVLSGSGAVANVNLRQPAAAVLPLGSSSTVLTMHGRFEILSLTGTCLPPPAPSGTSGLALYLAGGQGQVVGGSVVGPLRASGPVTLIVASFANAVYDRLPLEEEEKEAPPPPLQATASQSSGVTGSGSGGDGYNLGMLRTFPGDVCGWNSGSS from the coding sequence ATGTCAGGCGTCGATCCTGATCCTGATGCACCCACCAACACAAGTCCAGGTGCGCCATCCTCCCCCGCTCGCCGGCCTCGAGGCCGTCCTCCCGGCGCAAAGAACAAGCCCAAGCCGCCCCTCATAATCGCACAAGACACCCCAAATGCGCTCACATCTCATGTTCTTGAAGTTTCCTCCGGTTCAGACGTTGTTGAATCGGTGATGACCTACGCCACCCGCCGTGGCCGAGGCGTTTGCGTGCTGAGCGGAAGCGGTGCAGTGGCTAATGTCAACCTGCGCCAGCCAGCCGCAGCAGTACTACCTTTAGGAAGCAGTAGTACTGTGCTGACGATGCACGGTCGTTTTGAAATCCTGTCTCTAACCGGCACGTGCCTGCCTCCACCGGCCCCATCAGGAACCAGTGGCTTGGCTCTATATCTGGCTGGTGGGCAAGGACAGGTTGTTGGAGGGAGTGTTGTAGGACCCTTGAGGGCTTCAGGGCCTGTGACGTTGATTGTGGCTTCTTTTGCTAATGCAGTGTATGATAGGTTGCcgctggaggaggaggagaaggaggctCCACCGCCGCCATTGCAAGCGACGGCTTCGCAATCTTCGGGAGTGACAGGCAGCGGTAGCGGTGGGGATGGGTACAATTTGGGGATGTTGAGAACTTTTCCTGGTGATGTATGTGGTTGGAATAGTGGGAGTAGTTAG